The following coding sequences are from one Streptomyces sp. NBC_00536 window:
- a CDS encoding pyridoxamine 5'-phosphate oxidase family protein produces MDQEGTRRSHGRTGDGQGARRMRELDRTEALRLLSTVSLGRIVFTQHALPAVRPVNHLVEGQDIVVRIHDGGALASLVAPADTTGVVVAYEADVIDPDTHLGWSVVVTGYACPVADADEADRYASLLRPWVGAPMASALRIRPDLVTGFRLEAAAPPSVPVTGA; encoded by the coding sequence ATGGATCAGGAAGGCACACGGCGCTCCCACGGGCGCACCGGTGACGGCCAGGGTGCACGGCGCATGCGGGAGCTGGACCGCACCGAGGCGCTGCGGCTCCTGTCGACCGTGTCACTGGGACGCATCGTCTTCACTCAGCACGCCCTGCCCGCCGTCCGTCCGGTGAACCATCTGGTCGAAGGCCAGGACATCGTCGTCCGGATCCACGACGGCGGGGCCCTGGCCTCCCTGGTGGCACCCGCTGACACCACAGGGGTGGTGGTGGCCTACGAGGCGGACGTGATCGATCCCGACACCCACCTCGGCTGGAGCGTCGTCGTCACCGGCTACGCGTGCCCGGTGGCCGACGCCGACGAGGCCGACCGGTACGCGTCCCTGCTGCGGCCGTGGGTGGGAGCGCCGATGGCCAGTGCCCTGCGCATCCGCCCCGATCTGGTCACCGGATTCCGGCTGGAGGCGGCGGCGCCACCGTCGGTGCCGGTCACCGGGGCGTGA
- a CDS encoding response regulator transcription factor: protein MTDSGAPSPAKTPISVFLLDDHEVVRRGVHDLLDAEPDLTVVGEAGTAEQALIRIPALRPQVAILDVRLQDGDGVSVCRELRSRMPGLACLMLTSFDDEEALLDAVMAGASGYVLKQISGTDLVTAVRTVAAGQSMLDPGATTRLMARMRGDVPKEEQVPGLPGFTDREKEILIMVSEGLTNREIGKRLFLAEKTVKNIISRLFTKLGVERRVQAAVIASHTLIPPGRQPVPAAEQ, encoded by the coding sequence ATGACCGACAGCGGTGCCCCCTCCCCCGCGAAGACGCCCATCAGCGTCTTCCTGCTCGACGACCACGAAGTCGTACGCCGAGGGGTGCACGACCTCCTGGACGCCGAGCCCGACCTGACCGTGGTCGGTGAAGCGGGCACCGCGGAACAGGCACTCATCCGCATCCCCGCGCTGCGCCCCCAGGTGGCGATCCTGGACGTCCGGCTCCAGGACGGCGACGGTGTGAGCGTGTGCCGCGAGCTGCGGTCGCGGATGCCCGGGCTGGCCTGCCTGATGCTCACCTCGTTCGACGACGAGGAAGCGCTGCTGGACGCCGTGATGGCGGGCGCCTCCGGCTACGTGCTCAAACAGATCTCCGGCACGGACCTGGTCACGGCCGTCCGCACCGTGGCGGCCGGCCAGTCCATGCTCGATCCGGGCGCCACCACGCGCCTGATGGCGCGGATGCGCGGCGACGTCCCCAAGGAGGAACAGGTGCCCGGGCTCCCCGGCTTCACCGACCGTGAGAAGGAAATCCTCATCATGGTCAGCGAGGGGCTCACCAACCGGGAGATCGGCAAGCGGCTGTTCCTCGCGGAGAAGACGGTCAAGAACATCATCTCGCGACTGTTCACCAAACTGGGCGTGGAACGCCGTGTGCAGGCCGCCGTCATCGCCAGCCACACGCTGATCCCGCCGGGCCGGCAGCCGGTCCCGGCCGCCGAGCAGTAG
- a CDS encoding universal stress protein, producing MKRTLVVGVDGSPQSRAAADWAAREAVRRDLPLRVVHAWLWQSLALPLPQDREVEERRADDVMEEARDALGHRYPHLSLSAEVILEAPVQALLHAAKEAEMLVLGTRGHSALAGFLLGSYGRQVIAAAECPVVSVRSPHGGPLVLPEEGEVVVGQQGGVEESAEVLGVAFEAAAVRKVPLRAVRAWNLPPVYGYSPGSMWLADQFGGLEPYEKAALEQALEPWRLRYPDVEVIEHVERGSAGHVLLTAASDAQLLVVGRQARESSLGARIGSVAHAVLHHAVCPVAVVPHP from the coding sequence GTGAAGCGCACCCTTGTCGTCGGAGTGGACGGATCCCCGCAGAGCCGGGCCGCGGCGGACTGGGCCGCACGTGAGGCCGTACGGCGTGACCTGCCCCTGCGCGTGGTGCACGCCTGGCTGTGGCAGTCGCTCGCACTTCCGCTGCCCCAGGACCGCGAGGTGGAAGAACGCCGGGCCGACGACGTCATGGAGGAGGCCCGGGACGCGCTCGGCCACCGGTACCCGCACCTGTCGCTCAGCGCGGAGGTGATCCTGGAAGCGCCGGTCCAGGCCCTCCTGCACGCGGCGAAGGAAGCGGAGATGCTGGTCCTCGGCACGCGCGGCCACAGCGCCCTGGCCGGCTTCCTGCTCGGCTCCTACGGCCGGCAGGTGATCGCCGCGGCGGAGTGCCCCGTCGTCTCCGTGCGGTCCCCGCACGGCGGGCCGCTGGTGCTGCCGGAGGAGGGGGAGGTCGTCGTGGGGCAGCAGGGCGGTGTGGAGGAGTCCGCCGAAGTGCTGGGAGTCGCCTTCGAAGCGGCCGCCGTGCGCAAGGTCCCGCTGCGCGCGGTGCGCGCCTGGAACCTCCCCCCGGTGTACGGCTACAGCCCCGGGTCGATGTGGCTCGCCGACCAGTTCGGCGGACTGGAGCCCTATGAGAAGGCCGCGCTGGAGCAGGCTCTGGAGCCGTGGCGGCTGAGGTATCCGGACGTGGAGGTCATCGAGCACGTCGAGCGGGGCAGCGCCGGACACGTCCTGCTGACCGCCGCCTCGGACGCCCAGTTGCTCGTCGTCGGCCGCCAGGCCCGCGAGTCGTCGCTGGGCGCGCGCATCGGTTCCGTGGCCCACGCGGTCCTGCACCACGCCGTCTGCCCGGTCGCCGTGGTGCCGCACCCCTGA
- a CDS encoding phosphoketolase family protein: MTAYPIPELDAHWRAANYLAAGQIYLMGNPLLAEPLRPEHIKPRLLGHWGTSPGLNLVYTHLNRVIKDRALQALCVWGPGHGGPAVLANSWLEGTYTETYPGVTRDAAGMNTLFRQFSFPGGVPSHVAPGTPGSIHEGGELGYALSHAYGAAFDHPGLLVACVIGDGEAETGPLAASWHANKFLDPVHDGAVLPVLHLNGYKIANPTVLSRIPDSELDALLRGYGHDPLYVTGSDPALVHQSMARAMDHALDRIALIQHEARTGGADPGREYPRWPMIVLRTPKGWTGPVTVDGEPVEGTWRAHQVPLAGVRENPAHLKQLEGWLRSYRPEELFDADGCPTERVLACVPRGEHRLGAVPYANGGRLLRPLPLPALDAYCVPVDKPGATLHEPTRVLGRFLAQVMRDTAGRRDFRVVGPDETASNRLDDLYDVTGKAWQALTEATDRNLSRDGRVMEILSEHTCQGWLEGYLLTGRHGLFSTYEAFAHIVDSMVGQHIKWLKTARELSWRAPIASLNYLLTSHVWRQDNNGFSHQDPGFVDHVLNKSPEVVRVYLPPDANTLLAVADHALRSRDRVNVIVAGKQPCFDWLSIDGARTHVTRGAGVWEWAGTDDGSREPDVVLGCAGDVPTLEVLAAAALLREHLPALAVRVVNVVDIARLMPHEEHPHGMTDTEFNALFTTDRPVVFAYHGYPWLIHRLAYRRTGHAQLHVRGYKESGSTTTPFDMVVRNDMDRYRLVMDVIDRVPGLAGRAEGLRQAMDDQRIRHHDWIRAHGTDLPEVADWSWPY, encoded by the coding sequence ATGACCGCCTACCCCATCCCGGAACTCGACGCGCACTGGCGCGCCGCCAACTACCTCGCGGCCGGCCAGATCTACCTCATGGGCAATCCGCTGCTGGCCGAGCCCTTGCGGCCGGAGCACATCAAACCCCGGCTGCTCGGCCACTGGGGCACCTCGCCCGGCCTCAATCTCGTGTACACCCACCTCAACCGGGTCATCAAGGACCGTGCGCTGCAGGCCCTGTGCGTCTGGGGTCCGGGCCACGGCGGCCCCGCCGTCCTCGCCAACTCCTGGCTGGAGGGCACGTACACCGAGACGTACCCGGGTGTCACACGGGACGCGGCCGGCATGAACACCCTCTTCCGGCAGTTCTCGTTCCCGGGCGGTGTGCCCAGCCATGTGGCTCCCGGGACCCCGGGATCCATCCACGAGGGCGGCGAACTCGGATACGCCCTGTCCCACGCCTACGGAGCGGCCTTCGACCACCCCGGTCTGCTGGTCGCCTGTGTGATCGGGGACGGAGAGGCCGAGACGGGCCCGCTGGCCGCGTCCTGGCACGCGAACAAGTTCCTCGACCCGGTGCACGACGGCGCCGTCCTGCCCGTCCTCCACCTGAACGGCTACAAGATCGCCAACCCGACGGTGCTGTCCCGGATCCCCGACTCCGAACTCGACGCGCTGCTGCGCGGCTACGGGCACGACCCGCTGTACGTCACGGGCAGCGACCCGGCCCTCGTCCACCAGTCCATGGCCCGGGCGATGGACCACGCGCTCGACCGCATCGCGCTCATCCAGCACGAGGCGCGGACGGGCGGCGCCGATCCGGGACGCGAGTACCCGCGCTGGCCGATGATCGTCCTGCGCACCCCCAAGGGCTGGACCGGGCCCGTGACCGTCGACGGCGAGCCGGTCGAGGGCACCTGGCGGGCGCACCAGGTCCCCCTCGCCGGTGTCCGCGAGAACCCGGCGCACCTGAAGCAGCTGGAGGGCTGGCTCCGTTCGTACCGGCCGGAAGAGCTGTTCGACGCCGACGGGTGCCCCACGGAGCGGGTGCTGGCCTGCGTCCCGCGGGGCGAACACCGCCTGGGCGCCGTGCCGTACGCGAACGGAGGGCGGCTGCTACGGCCGCTGCCGCTGCCCGCCCTCGACGCGTACTGCGTCCCGGTCGACAAGCCGGGCGCCACCCTCCACGAACCGACGCGCGTCCTGGGCCGGTTCCTCGCCCAGGTCATGCGCGACACCGCCGGACGGCGGGACTTCAGGGTGGTGGGCCCGGACGAGACCGCCTCCAACCGCCTGGACGACCTGTACGACGTCACCGGCAAGGCCTGGCAGGCCCTCACGGAGGCCACGGACCGGAACCTGTCCCGGGACGGCCGGGTCATGGAGATCCTCTCCGAACACACCTGCCAGGGCTGGCTGGAGGGGTACCTCCTCACCGGCCGCCACGGTCTCTTCTCCACGTACGAGGCCTTCGCGCACATCGTCGACTCCATGGTCGGCCAGCACATCAAGTGGCTGAAGACAGCGCGCGAACTGTCCTGGCGGGCCCCGATCGCCTCCCTCAACTACCTGCTCACCTCGCACGTGTGGCGCCAGGACAACAACGGTTTCTCCCACCAGGACCCCGGGTTCGTCGACCACGTCCTCAACAAGAGCCCCGAGGTCGTCCGCGTCTACCTCCCGCCGGATGCCAACACCCTGCTCGCCGTGGCCGATCACGCCCTGCGCAGCCGCGACCGGGTCAACGTGATCGTCGCGGGGAAGCAGCCGTGCTTCGACTGGCTGTCGATCGACGGGGCCCGCACCCACGTGACGCGGGGCGCGGGCGTCTGGGAGTGGGCGGGGACGGACGACGGCTCACGCGAGCCGGACGTCGTCCTCGGCTGCGCCGGTGACGTGCCCACCCTGGAGGTGCTGGCCGCGGCCGCCCTGCTCCGCGAGCACCTTCCCGCGCTGGCCGTCCGGGTCGTCAACGTCGTCGACATCGCCCGGCTGATGCCCCACGAGGAACACCCCCACGGCATGACGGACACCGAGTTCAACGCCCTGTTCACCACGGACAGGCCGGTGGTCTTCGCCTACCACGGCTATCCGTGGCTCATCCACCGTCTCGCCTACCGCCGCACCGGCCACGCCCAGCTGCACGTCCGCGGATACAAGGAGTCCGGGAGCACCACGACCCCCTTCGACATGGTCGTGCGCAACGACATGGACCGGTACCGGCTCGTCATGGACGTCATCGACCGCGTCCCCGGGCTCGCCGGACGGGCGGAAGGACTGCGCCAGGCCATGGACGACCAGCGCATCCGCCACCACGACTGGATCCGCGCGCACGGCACCGACCTGCCCGAGGTCGCGGACTGGTCCTGGCCCTACTGA
- a CDS encoding PAS domain S-box protein encodes MAATTEEPFRALLEAAPDAMVIVDDAGVIRLVNAQTEALFGYPREELLGHSIDVLVPERFRGQHPGHRHGYAASRQVRPMGAGLELYGLRRDGREFPVEISLSPLETPEGLLISAAVRDVSERRAADARFRALLEAAPDAMVIVDERGTIQLVNAQTEALFGYGREDLLGRPVEVLVPHRFRGHHSDFRDGYFVNRQVRPMGAGLELYGLRRDGGEFPVEISLSPLETPDGTLVSAAIRDVTERKAAEEMLAELYEQQRHVALTLQRSLMGSPPDVPGMATASRYFPARQGAGVGGDWFDLIPLGGGRVGVMIGDVMGRGLDAAAVMGQLRSASHALAKTGMPPWQLMRALDAVVSELPDQFVTCCYLVIDADAAEVTVCSAGHLPVLLAGPGGEVTRLPAEVSVPLGVGEVPHHESRHRVAPGSVLALYTDGLVETPGSDIEGQVDGLAAALEKGLAATGCLEAAADRLLAELLPDADDNADDVTLLLVRIPEAPATSRTVILAAEPSSVGEGRRFLRATLAAWGKGDEQLRETACLLASELLSNAVRHGLGPLRLRLRQAGQELGVEVCDGSPVLPQARFAAPDAESGRGLLLVDSLASSWGTLPTAEGKAVWFALPLPSPRG; translated from the coding sequence ATGGCAGCGACGACCGAAGAGCCCTTCCGGGCTCTGCTGGAAGCGGCACCGGACGCGATGGTCATCGTGGACGACGCCGGGGTGATCCGTTTGGTGAACGCCCAGACCGAAGCCCTCTTCGGCTACCCCCGTGAGGAACTCCTGGGGCACTCCATCGACGTCCTGGTGCCCGAGCGGTTCCGCGGCCAGCACCCCGGCCACCGGCACGGCTACGCGGCCAGCCGCCAGGTGCGCCCGATGGGCGCGGGCCTGGAGCTGTACGGGCTGCGGCGGGACGGACGCGAGTTCCCCGTGGAGATCAGCCTGAGCCCCCTGGAGACTCCCGAAGGGCTGCTGATCTCGGCTGCCGTACGGGACGTCAGCGAGCGCCGGGCCGCCGACGCGCGCTTCCGCGCGCTGCTGGAGGCGGCGCCCGATGCCATGGTGATCGTCGACGAGAGGGGCACCATCCAGCTGGTCAACGCCCAGACCGAGGCACTCTTCGGCTACGGCCGCGAGGACCTGCTGGGGCGGCCCGTCGAGGTGCTCGTACCGCACCGGTTCCGCGGCCACCACTCCGATTTCCGCGACGGCTACTTCGTCAACCGGCAGGTCCGGCCGATGGGCGCGGGCCTTGAGCTGTACGGGCTGCGCCGGGACGGGGGCGAGTTCCCGGTCGAGATCAGCCTCAGCCCCCTGGAAACCCCCGACGGCACCCTCGTCTCCGCCGCGATCCGCGACGTCACCGAACGCAAGGCCGCCGAGGAGATGCTCGCCGAGCTCTACGAGCAGCAGCGCCACGTCGCCCTCACCCTCCAGCGCAGCCTGATGGGCTCGCCGCCCGACGTGCCGGGGATGGCGACGGCCAGCCGCTACTTCCCCGCCCGGCAGGGCGCCGGGGTGGGCGGCGACTGGTTCGACCTGATCCCTCTGGGCGGCGGCCGGGTCGGTGTCATGATCGGCGACGTGATGGGCCGCGGACTGGACGCCGCCGCCGTCATGGGGCAGCTGCGATCCGCCTCCCACGCCCTGGCCAAGACCGGGATGCCGCCCTGGCAGCTGATGCGCGCCCTCGACGCCGTGGTCAGTGAACTCCCGGACCAGTTCGTCACCTGCTGCTACCTCGTCATCGACGCCGACGCGGCCGAGGTCACCGTCTGCTCGGCCGGTCACCTGCCGGTCCTGCTGGCCGGTCCCGGCGGCGAGGTGACCCGGCTCCCGGCGGAGGTGAGCGTCCCGCTCGGGGTCGGCGAGGTCCCCCACCACGAGAGCCGGCACAGAGTGGCACCCGGCTCGGTGCTGGCTCTCTACACGGACGGGCTGGTGGAGACCCCGGGCAGCGACATCGAAGGTCAGGTCGACGGGCTCGCGGCAGCACTGGAAAAGGGCCTGGCCGCGACCGGGTGCCTGGAGGCCGCGGCCGACCGGCTGCTGGCGGAGCTGCTTCCGGACGCCGACGACAACGCGGACGACGTCACGCTCCTGCTCGTGCGCATCCCGGAGGCCCCGGCCACCTCGCGGACCGTGATCCTGGCAGCCGAGCCCAGCAGCGTGGGTGAAGGCCGCCGGTTCCTGCGCGCCACCCTGGCCGCGTGGGGCAAGGGCGACGAACAGCTGCGGGAGACGGCCTGCCTGCTGGCCTCCGAGCTCCTCTCCAACGCGGTGCGCCACGGCCTCGGCCCGCTCAGGCTCCGGCTCCGGCAGGCCGGACAGGAGCTGGGGGTGGAGGTCTGCGACGGGAGCCCGGTGCTGCCCCAGGCCCGGTTCGCGGCCCCTGACGCGGAATCGGGCCGCGGACTGCTCCTCGTCGACTCCCTCGCCAGTTCCTGGGGCACCCTCCCGACGGCGGAGGGCAAGGCCGTCTGGTTCGCCCTTCCGTTGCCCTCGCCGCGCGGCTGA
- a CDS encoding Crp/Fnr family transcriptional regulator — protein MRTTRPTKIAGALPAPYRDRLMDAAQEVSLPEGTRLFNEGGHADRFWIVRTGVVALDVHVPGRQPAVIENLGPGELVGCSWMLQPPMWKLGAVATTPVRVHAFDAAAVLTMMETDTAFGSAMGHWVAQVLAHRLHAARVRLLDLYGPYGSGNTF, from the coding sequence ATGCGAACCACTCGCCCCACCAAGATCGCCGGTGCGCTGCCGGCCCCGTACCGTGACCGGCTGATGGATGCCGCACAAGAGGTCAGCCTTCCCGAGGGCACCCGCCTCTTCAACGAGGGCGGTCACGCGGACCGCTTCTGGATCGTCCGGACCGGCGTCGTCGCCCTGGACGTGCACGTGCCCGGCAGGCAGCCGGCGGTGATCGAAAATCTCGGGCCGGGTGAACTGGTCGGATGCTCGTGGATGCTCCAGCCGCCCATGTGGAAGCTGGGGGCGGTCGCCACCACACCCGTACGCGTCCACGCCTTCGATGCCGCCGCCGTGCTCACGATGATGGAAACCGACACCGCCTTCGGCTCCGCGATGGGCCACTGGGTCGCGCAGGTGCTCGCTCACCGGCTGCATGCCGCCCGGGTCCGTCTGCTCGACCTGTACGGGCCGTACGGCAGCGGAAACACCTTCTGA
- a CDS encoding response regulator transcription factor: MSDAPAASADAPVRVFLLDDHEVVRRGLHDLLDAEPDIEVVGEASTAEQALTRGPALRPDVAVLDVRLPDGDGITVCRELRSRMPELACLMLTSFDDEDALLDAIMAGAAGYVLKQIKGTDLVAAVRTVATGQSMLDPATTARLMHSLREPVTTKAPQDARLDALSERERAVLEVIGEGLTNAQIAKRLYLSEKTVKNHISRLLAKLGVERRVQAAVIAAQVHEHEHEQGKDMH, translated from the coding sequence ATGTCCGACGCACCGGCGGCCTCGGCCGACGCACCCGTCAGGGTCTTCCTCTTGGACGATCACGAGGTCGTGCGCCGCGGGCTGCACGACCTGCTGGACGCGGAGCCCGACATCGAGGTCGTCGGTGAGGCGTCCACCGCCGAGCAGGCGCTGACCCGCGGTCCGGCCCTGCGCCCCGATGTCGCCGTGCTCGACGTGCGCCTGCCCGACGGCGACGGGATCACCGTGTGCCGCGAGCTGCGCTCGCGCATGCCGGAACTGGCGTGCCTGATGCTGACCTCGTTCGACGACGAGGACGCGCTGCTCGACGCGATCATGGCCGGCGCCGCCGGGTACGTGCTGAAGCAGATCAAGGGGACCGATCTGGTCGCCGCCGTCCGGACGGTCGCGACGGGCCAGTCGATGCTGGACCCGGCGACGACCGCCCGCCTCATGCACTCCCTGCGGGAACCGGTCACCACGAAGGCTCCGCAGGACGCCCGACTGGACGCCCTCTCCGAGCGGGAGCGTGCCGTGCTCGAGGTCATCGGTGAGGGCCTCACGAACGCGCAGATCGCCAAGCGGCTCTACCTGTCCGAGAAGACGGTCAAGAACCACATCTCCCGGCTGCTGGCGAAGCTGGGAGTGGAGCGCCGGGTGCAGGCAGCGGTGATCGCCGCCCAGGTCCACGAGCATGAGCACGAGCAGGGCAAGGACATGCACTGA
- a CDS encoding sensor histidine kinase, which yields MGGEDRAAEGPKAPRLRLDELLDELQARMDEVRGTRDRVNGLLEAVMSVGRELDLPQVLQGIVEAAVTLVDAEYGALGVIGDDRKLAQFLPVGISDDLRARIGELPSGHGILGELIRHPEPLRLAELSQHPASYGFPAHHPPMHSFLGVPIRVREEVFGNLYMTEKRGGIDFDQEDETVLSTLAVAAGIAIENARLFEEVRLRERWLAASSAFTSALLSGSPESQVLEGMLERARDITAADIGVFYLVGQGGELRGSLALGDGAERHRGIVLPSSEGTLAAAALGEEEGLVLVADVETDERITVQPERWRGFGPALAVTVGTKEKLSGVLMLARRSGRPAFAGFEVAALPGFAGQAALALELADRRRDAEQMSLLEDHDRIARDLHDLAIQRLFATGMTLQSAQRFVDHPEASERLVRAIDDLDATIKIIRSTIFGLREREKPGVAPKLRLRAVRTVDEAAAVLGYAPALRMQGLIDTDVPAPVADEVLAVIGEALSNVARHAAATRAEISLAVGEGVLSVVVTDNGVGIPEGGRRSGLRNLEERAQRLGGELTVAARGPEGRGTTLEWRIPLTNDLPQPSR from the coding sequence ATGGGTGGGGAAGACCGGGCGGCCGAGGGGCCGAAGGCTCCACGGCTGAGGCTGGACGAACTGCTCGACGAGCTCCAGGCCCGCATGGACGAGGTGCGCGGTACCCGGGACCGGGTCAACGGGCTCTTGGAAGCCGTCATGTCCGTCGGCCGGGAACTCGATCTTCCCCAGGTCCTGCAGGGCATCGTCGAAGCGGCCGTGACGCTGGTCGACGCGGAGTACGGGGCCCTCGGCGTCATCGGCGACGACCGGAAGCTTGCCCAGTTCCTTCCCGTGGGCATCAGCGATGACCTCCGCGCCCGGATCGGCGAGCTGCCGTCCGGCCACGGCATCCTCGGTGAACTCATCCGGCACCCGGAACCGCTGCGGCTCGCCGAACTCTCCCAGCACCCGGCCTCGTACGGCTTTCCCGCCCATCACCCGCCGATGCACTCCTTTCTCGGCGTCCCCATCCGGGTCCGCGAGGAGGTGTTCGGCAACCTCTACATGACCGAGAAGCGGGGCGGCATCGACTTCGACCAGGAGGACGAGACGGTCCTCTCGACGCTCGCGGTGGCGGCCGGCATCGCCATCGAGAACGCCCGCCTGTTCGAAGAGGTGCGGCTGCGGGAGCGCTGGCTGGCGGCCAGCTCCGCATTCACCAGCGCCCTGCTCTCCGGGTCCCCGGAGAGCCAGGTACTCGAAGGAATGCTGGAACGGGCCCGGGACATCACCGCCGCGGACATCGGGGTCTTCTACCTCGTGGGACAGGGCGGGGAACTGCGCGGCTCGCTGGCCCTGGGGGACGGGGCGGAGAGGCACCGGGGCATCGTGCTGCCCAGCAGCGAGGGCACCCTGGCCGCTGCCGCCCTCGGAGAGGAGGAAGGGCTCGTCTTGGTCGCGGATGTCGAGACCGACGAGCGGATCACGGTGCAGCCGGAACGGTGGCGGGGGTTCGGACCGGCCCTGGCCGTCACGGTCGGCACCAAGGAGAAGCTCAGCGGTGTCCTCATGCTGGCCCGCAGGAGCGGCCGCCCGGCGTTCGCCGGATTCGAGGTCGCCGCGCTCCCCGGCTTCGCGGGTCAGGCCGCCCTGGCCCTGGAGCTGGCCGACCGGCGCCGCGACGCCGAACAGATGAGCCTGCTGGAGGACCACGACCGCATCGCCCGCGACCTGCACGATCTGGCGATCCAGCGCCTCTTCGCCACCGGGATGACCCTGCAGAGCGCCCAGCGGTTCGTCGACCATCCGGAGGCCTCGGAGAGGCTGGTCCGCGCGATCGACGACCTGGACGCCACCATCAAGATCATCCGCTCCACGATCTTCGGGCTCCGCGAGCGCGAGAAGCCGGGGGTGGCGCCGAAGCTGCGGCTCCGTGCGGTCCGGACCGTGGACGAGGCGGCCGCGGTACTGGGCTACGCACCCGCTCTGCGGATGCAGGGCCTGATCGACACCGACGTACCCGCGCCCGTGGCGGACGAGGTGCTCGCCGTGATCGGGGAGGCCCTCAGCAACGTCGCCCGGCACGCGGCGGCCACCCGCGCCGAAATCTCGCTGGCCGTGGGCGAAGGCGTCCTGAGCGTCGTGGTCACCGACAACGGGGTCGGCATCCCTGAGGGAGGCCGCCGCAGCGGACTGCGCAACCTTGAGGAACGGGCGCAGAGGCTGGGCGGTGAGCTGACCGTAGCGGCGCGCGGCCCCGAGGGGCGGGGCACGACACTGGAGTGGCGCATCCCGCTGACCAACGACCTCCCACAGCCGTCCCGGTAA
- a CDS encoding universal stress protein — protein sequence MDTREHHEIVVGVDPARDWRLPLAWAVDESWRRRLGLRLVVAVPPEHDAQRVDGTPGGSAPRQAAEQTLTAAVAWCRERRPEVEPVADVSEGYPTQAIGRLSENARMIVLGSRHLSRTSEFLSAGSLVVPITAQAKCPVVVVGDAEHITQQPPYLVVGIDGSESSKAALAVAFEEAGPRGAELRAVSVWHPPLFVLQEEEAAVRAQRRLLSETTAGWSQNYPDVKVTHEVPTGHPVEELAAAAEHALAVVVGRRGRGGYTGMRLGSVVHGLLHRAHCPVITVPVV from the coding sequence ATGGACACGCGCGAGCACCACGAGATCGTCGTCGGCGTGGATCCGGCCAGGGACTGGCGGCTGCCCCTGGCCTGGGCGGTGGACGAGTCCTGGAGACGCCGTCTCGGGCTGCGGCTCGTCGTCGCGGTCCCCCCGGAGCACGACGCGCAGCGCGTCGACGGCACCCCGGGCGGCAGCGCCCCGCGCCAAGCCGCGGAGCAGACCCTGACGGCGGCTGTCGCCTGGTGCAGGGAGCGCCGCCCGGAAGTGGAACCCGTGGCGGATGTGTCCGAGGGGTATCCCACCCAGGCGATCGGCCGGCTGTCGGAGAACGCCCGGATGATCGTGCTCGGATCGCGTCACCTCAGCCGTACGTCGGAGTTCCTCAGCGCAGGCTCCCTCGTCGTCCCCATCACGGCGCAGGCGAAGTGCCCGGTCGTCGTCGTGGGCGACGCCGAGCACATCACGCAGCAGCCGCCGTACCTGGTGGTGGGCATCGACGGCAGTGAATCCTCGAAGGCGGCGCTGGCGGTGGCGTTCGAGGAAGCCGGACCGAGGGGAGCCGAGCTGCGTGCCGTATCGGTGTGGCACCCGCCGCTTTTCGTCCTCCAAGAGGAGGAGGCGGCCGTCCGGGCACAGCGTCGGCTGCTGTCCGAAACGACGGCCGGATGGTCGCAGAATTACCCGGACGTCAAGGTGACGCACGAGGTGCCGACCGGGCACCCGGTGGAGGAACTCGCCGCTGCCGCCGAGCACGCACTGGCGGTGGTCGTGGGCCGTCGGGGCCGGGGCGGCTACACCGGGATGCGGCTCGGATCGGTCGTCCACGGGCTGCTCCACCGGGCGCACTGCCCGGTGATCACCGTCCCCGTGGTGTGA